From the genome of bacterium:
CGGCGATCCTCGACAGGCGGCCGCCGGCGACCATCACCCCGGCGGCGCCGATCGCGGTCACCAGCCGGCGGCGTGTGAACGGCATTGTCATCTGGCCCCCTGCCTCAGCATCGACTTGGCCCCGTCATCGAGCAACCCGGCCGCTTGACGGCCGCGGTCCGCCGGCAAGCCGGCATCCCGCGGTTAGTGGGCTTCTTTCTGGACTGAGCCGTCCGCGCTCCTGCGTTCCGGCCGTCCGTACGCCGTCCACGCCGCGCTTCGATGGATTCGTCCGCGGTCCCCGGAGGGAGGAGGTGGGCGAGTCACCCCCGACCGAAGGAGTCACGGGATCACGACAAAAATTCCCGGCCGAAGGCTCCGCCGATGCACATCGAGACCGTCCGCGCGATTCCCCTGCTCGCCACGATCGATCCGCCCCAGCGGATCGGCCGGGCCACGTTCACCAAACTCGGCGTGACGCTCGTCGAGGTCCGGTCCGACACCGGCCTCGTGGGCTACGGCGAATGTCTCGGCCGCTACGCGCCGCGGATCTGGGCGGCCATCGTGGACGACCTGCTGGCGCCGCTCGTGGCCGGGGAGGATCCATGGGACACCGAGCGGCTGTGGGAGCGTATGTTTCGCGACCTGCGCTCGCTCAGCGGACACAGCCGGGGCATGCTGGTCGAAGGGATCGCCGGCGTCGACACGGCGCTGTGGGACCTTAAAGGGAAGGCGGCGGGCCGGCCGGTGTCGGCGCTGCTCGGAGGGCGCGTGCGGAGCCGGCTCAGCGCCTATGCATCCTCCGTGATGGTGCGCGAGCCCGAGGCGATGGCGGCGGACGCTGCGGAGGTGGTGGCACGCGGCTTCCGCGCCCTGAAGGTCAAGATCGGCACCGGGGTTGAGAGCGACGCCGCCGTCATCCGCGGCGTCCGCCGCGCCGTGGGCGACGCGGTCGACCTGATGGTCGACGCGAACGGCGCGTACCGGGCGGCAGAGGCGATCGACTTGATCCGGCGCATCGACGACTGTCGAATCACGTGGTTCGAGGAGCCGGTGCCTCCCGATGATCTGGAAGGGTACCGCCGCATCCGCGCGGCGACGACGATGCGCCTGGCGGCCGGCGAGGGCGAGTTCACGCGCTTCGGCGTGCGCGACGTGCTCGCGGCGGACGCGGTAGACGTGATCCAGCCCGACGTGGCGCGGGCCGGCGGCATCAGCGAGACGAGGAAGATCACGGAACTGGCCGCGACGCACCACGTCGCCTACGCGCCCCACGTCGGGTTCTCGTCGATCGTCTGTGTGGCGGCGACCCTGCAACTCGCCGCCGCGGCGCCGAACTTCCTGACCTACGAGTGCATGTACACCGCCAACCCGCTCCGCGAACGCCTGGCGGTGACCGCGTTGGGCGGCCCCGCCCAGCTCGACGACGGCCGGGTGCCGGTGCCGCAGGGGCCGGGCCTCGGACTCGAGCTGGATCCGGACGCGCTCGCCTTCTACGCGGCGACGTAGGGCCGCCGAAGGAGGATGCTTCCCATGAGATCGCGCCGAAGGGCGGCCCGGCCGGTGCGCGCGCCGGTTGTCCCCGCCGACCCGCGCCTCAGCCGCTTCAGCCCGCTGTCGCGGATCCTGTGCTTCGACGATTTCGACTACGGATTCAACGGCTGGGGCGGCCACATCGGCAACTACGAAGGGTCGCTCGACACGATGCTGCCGGACTACCGGGATCTGCGTCCGCCGATGCTCAGCACGATCCCGATGTGGG
Proteins encoded in this window:
- a CDS encoding mandelate racemase/muconate lactonizing enzyme family protein is translated as MHIETVRAIPLLATIDPPQRIGRATFTKLGVTLVEVRSDTGLVGYGECLGRYAPRIWAAIVDDLLAPLVAGEDPWDTERLWERMFRDLRSLSGHSRGMLVEGIAGVDTALWDLKGKAAGRPVSALLGGRVRSRLSAYASSVMVREPEAMAADAAEVVARGFRALKVKIGTGVESDAAVIRGVRRAVGDAVDLMVDANGAYRAAEAIDLIRRIDDCRITWFEEPVPPDDLEGYRRIRAATTMRLAAGEGEFTRFGVRDVLAADAVDVIQPDVARAGGISETRKITELAATHHVAYAPHVGFSSIVCVAATLQLAAAAPNFLTYECMYTANPLRERLAVTALGGPAQLDDGRVPVPQGPGLGLELDPDALAFYAAT